CCGCTGGGGAGCGGGCGCTGGCGCAGGCCGAGGCCATTGTGCGCATGACGAGTGAGTTGCGCCTGGGCATCGGCGACACCCACCGCCTGCGGGGGCGGGTGGCCATCGGCACCATCGACACCATCGTCTATGCTTGGCTGCCCCGCCTCGTGGAGGCGGTGAAGGAGGCCTATCCGGATGTCGATCCGGATCTGACCGTGGACAACAGCCTCACTGTGGCCCGCATGTTGCTGGACCGCCAAGTGGACCTCGCCCTCATTGCCGGCCCTCTGCTGGTTCCGGACTGCCGCAACATCGAATTATGCAGCTATGAGTGTGTCTGGGTGGCGGCGCCGCGCCTCGGCTTGCATGGTCGCCGCCTGTCATTGGAAAGCGTCGCGGAGAGCGGGCCGATCTTCGCCTTCTCGCGCGGGTCGCAGCCGCATCAGCACGTGCAGCAGATCATTGAGGAGGCCGGCCTCGATCCTCAGAAGGTGCGGGTCCTGAACTCCAACTCCCTCGCCACCATCACCCGCCTTGTGCGCGACGGCATGGGGGTCGCAGTGCTCCCCAGCGTCCTGGTGCAGGAGATGAGCGAGCGCGGCGAATTGGCCATCCTCGACGTTCAGGCCAACATGCCCCTGCTGAACCTTCATGCCATCTATCGGGAGGAACCAGGGAGCCCCCTTCCCCGCCTGATCGCGCACATGGCGGCGGAGATCGCCGTCGCTGCAACGCGAGGGGTTCGCGCTGCAGCGCACACAGAATAGGCAGGCGCTGCCTCTGCCGCTCTCATAAGCATTGGTTGTTAGGGCAGACAATTATTTCGCGTTTGTCGCACCTTGCCGCGTCTGTTCTCCTGCGCCGGCACGCAGGGAGATGGCACGTGAAAGTTTCGCTGATCCAGATGAACTCGCAGGGGGACAAGGCGGTGAACCTCGCTGCTGCCGCCGCCCTTATCGAGGAGGCTGTGGCCGCAGAGCAGCCCGATCTCGTAGTGCTGCCGGAATATTACGCCTTTCTGGGCGACACCCCCGCCGAGATGCAGGAGTCCGCCGAGACGTTTCCGGATGGTTCCGCCTACCGTCTCATGTCGGGCCTTGCCAAAAAGCTGAAGGTGACGATCCATGCCGGCAGCGTCGCCGAGCGGGACGGCAACTCCTTCTACAACACCACGGTTGTGTTTGGCGCCGACGGCGCGGAGATCGCCCGCTACCGTAAGATCCACCTGTTCGATGTGGAGATCCCGGGCGGCATGGTCTACCGCGAGTCTGACACCGTCGCTCGCGGCGACGAGGTCGTGACTTACAAGGTGGGTGAGGCAACGGTCGGCTGCGCCATTTGCTACGACATCCGCTTTCCCGAGCTGTTCCGCAAGCTGGCGGACAAAGGCGCCGACGTGATCGTGCTGCCAGCTGCCTTCACCCTCATGACCGGCAAGGACCATTGGGAACTGCTCGCCCGTGCCCGGGCGGTGGAGACCCAGACCTGGTTCCTGGCGGTTGGCCAGACCGGGCCGCATGCCGGCGGCAAGAAGTGGTGCTGGGGTCACTCCATGGTCATCGACCCGTGGGGCCATGTCACGGCCCAGTGTTCGGATGGTGTCGGCTTCACGGCCGGGCGCATCGATCTTTCCTATTCCCAGAAGGTGCGCACCAACCTGCCCGTCTCCCGCCACCACGTCCTCGCCTGAGCGGAGCCCCCGATGTTCATCGTCAATCCCATGCCCGACCAGATCGCGCCTGAATTGGTTGCCGAGCTGGAAAGGTGCGAAGTGGCCACCATCGGCCACGTCCTGCATTCGGGCTTCGTGTCTCCCGACATCCGCGCCGTCCTGCCGGGCAAGCGGGTGGCCGGCACGGCCGTGACGCTCCGCATTCCCCACGCCGATTCCACTTTGCTGCATTACCTGACTGCTTACGTGCGGCCGGGCGATGTGGTGGTCATCGAGCGCTGCGGGGACACGCGCCACGCCTGTTGGGGTGGCGTCATCACCAATGCCATGAAGATGGCGGGCGTGAAGGCGGGCGTCATTGACGGCCCGGCGACCGACTTCTCGGAGATCGTGCGCGTCGACATGCCCATGTGGTGCCGTGGGCCCTCCCCCATCACCACCAAGCTGCTCGGGCTTGAAGGCGCGCTGAATGTGCCGGTGAATGTGGGCGGCCAGACGGTCTGCCCCGGTGATGCGGTACTTTGCGACGAGAGCGGCGTCGTGGTGCTCAAGCCGTCCGAGGCGCCCGCCATCGCCGCCCGCGCAATCGCCATGCAGGAAGCCGAGCTCGTCCTCCTGGCCCGCCTCGCCGCCGGCGAAAAGCTGCCGGACATTTCCGGCGCCCGCGCCATGGTGGAGGCAAAGCTCCAGCCCGCCTGAACCTTTCCATCCAAAGAACCGAAAACGGTCCGGTCCAGTCCTCCAGAGGGGTAGTGAAGATGAAAACTGCACTCAAGATCGCAACGTTCTGTGCCGCCCTCGGGGCCTTTGCCGGCCCCGCTTTGGCGGAAACAAACCTGACGCTGATGGCCTATTCAGGCCTGTTCCAGGAGCGCTACACCAAGGCGATCCTGGAGCCCTTCATGAAGGCGCACCCGGACATCAAGGTCACCTACTTCCCCCTTCCCAGCTCCGCTGCCATGCTCGGCAACCTGCGCGCCCAGAAGGCCGCGCCGCAGGCGGATGTGGTCATCATGGACGTATCCGTCTCCAAGGCGGGGACCGACGAAGGCCTTTTCACCAAGATCGATGAGTCCAACGTACCGAACGTGAAGGACCTCTACCCCAATGCCCGCATCCCTGCCGTGGCGGGCGTTGCGGTAACGTTCGACAATCTTGTCCTGATCTACAATTCCGAACAGGTGAAGGAGCCGCCCAAGTCCTACATGGAGATGGCCAAGGCGCCCATGAAGGGCAAGGTGGTCATCCCCGGCGTGCCGGACATCCAGGGCCTCTCGCTCCTGCTCATCCTCAACAAGGCCAATGGCGGCACCGATTATCTGAAGGACGTGGACAAGGGCATCGCCGCTATGGTTGAGATTGCCCCCAACGTCCAGACCTGGGAGCCGAAGCCCGAGGTCTATGCGCCCATCGTGACCGGCCAGGCGGCCATTGGCGTTGGCTGGAATGCCCGCGCCCAGGTCAATAGCGACACCTCCGGTGGCAAGCTGAAGGCGACGATCCCGCAGGAAGGCACCGTCTTCCAGATCAACACCATCAATCTGGTGGCCGGCAGCCCCGCCGCCGATGCAGCGAAGATCTTCGTCAACTACGCCCTTTCCGCCGAGGCGCAGAAGACCTTCACCGAAACCATGTTCTACGCCCCCACCAATGCCAAGGCGGACATTTCCGCGGCAGCCCTCGACCGCACGGCCGTCAAGCAGCTCGACAAGGTGATGCCGGTGGACTGGATCGCGCTGGCCCAGGTGCGTGACAAGATTGCGGAGCAGTGGCGCCGCCGCGTCCTGCCCGCTAGCCGCTGAGGGCGTCGCCATGATCCGCGCCACGCCCGGAGAGATGACACGGCTTGCGCAGGGACAGGGCTTCCTGTCCCTGCGGGGCCTCACCCGCCACTATGGTTCCTTCGCGGCCGTGGATGATCTCAACCTCGACGTGGCGCGGGGCGAGTTGGTTGCCTTTCTCGGCCCCTCCGGCTGCGGCAAGACCACCTCGCTGCGCATGATTGCGGGCTTGGTGCCCGCCTCATCCGGGCATATCGCCGTGGATGGGCGGGACATAACCGGCATTCCGCCCTATGCGCGGGACATGGGGCTGGTGTTCCAGTCCTATGCCCTGTTCCCGCACATGGACATCGCAAAGAACGTCGCCTTTGGCCTTGAAATGCGCAAGGTGCCCAAGGCGGAAGCGGCGGAGCGGGTGAAAGAGGCGATTGCGATGGTCCGCCTGTCGGGCCGCGAGCATCACCGCCCCACCCAGCTGTCCGGTGGCCAGCAGCAGCGCGTGGCTCTCGCCCGCGCTTTGGTCATCCGGCCCTCCATCCTGCTGCTGGATGAGCCGCTCTCGAACCTCGACGCCAAGCTGCGCGACGAGATGCGCACCGAGATCCGGGACATCCAGAAGCGGCTGGGCATCACCGCGATTTTCGTTACCCACGACCAGATGGAAGCCTTGACCATCTGCGACAAGGTGGCGGTCATGAACCAGGGGCGCCTGGAACAGATGGGCACGCCCCACGAAATTTACGAACATCCCAAGACCGCCTTCGTCGCGGGCTTCGTCGGCCGCATCAACCGTCTGTCCGGCACAGCCTCGGGAGGCCTCGCACAAGTGGCCGGCATCACCGTTTCCTCCGCGGGCTTCGACGGCCCCGTGGACGTGATGGTCCGCCCCCACCGCATTTCGCTCAGCCCGCACGGTGTCATGGTGCCCGATGCGAACGCCCACCGCCTTTCGGGCACGGTCGCCCGCTCGACATTTGCCGGCGACATTCTCGAATATGAGGTGGATGTGGGCGGCGTGACCGTGAAGACCGAAGCCGCCACGCGCGGCGGAGAAACGCTGCTTTCCCCCGGCACCCCGGTGACGCTCTCCTGGCGGCCGGAAGACACTTTCGTGTATGGCGCGTCATGACGAGCCTCGCCGTCTCCCCCTCCGCAGCACGCCCGCTGAGCCCGCTCGGTACCGCCAGCCTGCTGCTCGTGCCCATCGGGCTGGTCAATGCCGTGGGCTTCCTGTGGCCCGTCATCAACCTGCTGAAGATGTCCTTCCGGGAGGCCTCGGCCTCTGGCGCGCTCGGCGCGGGCTATTCGGTGGAGACATGGCGCGCGGCACTCACCGATCATTTCACGCTGGAACTTATCGCCAACAGCGTGGGGGTGAGCCTCCTCATCACCGTTCTGACGCTCATCGCCTCGTATCCCATCGCCCTCTATCTGCACCGCTCAACGGGCACATGGCGGACGGTGCTGATGGTGCTGGTGGTGGCGCCTCTGCTCACATCCGCCGTGGTCCGGACCTATGGCTGGATCGCCATTCTCTCGGACCGGGGCCTGGTGGCCAATGCCCTGATGATGCTGGGCATGACGGACCCACCACGCCTCATGTTCAACCTCACCGGCGTCATTATCGGTCTGACCGAAATTCTGATGCCCTACATGATCCTGGCGCTGCTTTCCGGCTTCGGGCGGCTCGACCCGCGCTTTGAGGAAGCGGCTCTGACGTTGGGCGCGCGGCCACTGAAGATCTTCGTGCGGGTGGTGCTGCCTCTGACCGCGCCCGGCATGGCGCTCGGCTCGCTGCTCTGCTTCGTGCTCGCCATTTCCTCCTTCGTGACGCCCAAGCTGCTGGGGGGCGGGCGCGTCTTCCTCCTGGCCACCGAGATCTATGACCAGGCCATCGTGACGCTGAACTGGCCGCTCGCCGCAGCCCTGTCGATGATCGTGCTCGTGGTGTTCGGCGTCTCCCTCACCCTCTATGGCCGCGCCTTGCGGCATATCGCCTGAGGAGGCGCGGACATGGACGAGCGCCCCGTTTCCCTCGCCTTGAAGATCACCGCGGCAGTGATGTTCGTGTTCCTGCTGGCGCCGCTGCTGGTGGTCCTGCCCATCTCGTTTTCGGGCGACGACTATATGGCCTTCCCGCCATCGAGTTGGAGCGCCAAATGGTACGGCGCCATCTTCGGCAACGCCGCCATGATGGGTGCGTTCTGGGTCAGCCTGGCCCTCGCTCTTGTGGTGACGGTGCTGTCCCTCGCCATCGGACTGCCGGCCGCCTATGCGCTGGTGCGGCTGAAGCCGCCGGGCGCGGAGGCCCTCTCCAACCTGTTCGCCGCGCCGCTGCTGCTGCCCACCATCGTGCTCGGCCTCGCCTTGCTGCTGGTGGTGGCGCCCATGGGCCTGATCGGCACCTTCCGCGGCCTCGTCCTTGCTCACCTCATCGTCACCTTGCCCTATGCGGTGCGCGTGCTCTCCACGGCACTGGCCAACCTGCCGCTCACGGTGGAAGAGGCCGCCGAGACACTCGGCGCAAAGCCGCTCACGGTCTTCTTCCGGGTGACGCTGCCGATGATGCGCTCGGGCGTCATCTCCACCACGGCGCTCTGCTTCCTCGTCTCGTTCGACGAGGTGGTGTTGTCCCTCTTCATGACCGGCCCACGCCTCCAGACGTTGCCGGTCGCCATGTACAACCATGTGGACCAGCAGGCGGACCCCATGGTCGCCGCCATATCGGTCCTCCTCGTTGTGCTCACCCTCGCCGTGGTTCTGGTGGTGGATCGCACAGCGGGCCTGAGCCGGACCTTCGTCAAATGAGCGACGCCCGCACCATCGGCTGACGCCGCCCGCCCCTTCCCGACCTGTCGTCCCGAACCTGCCGCCGGCGGGAATGGGAGAGCCTTGCCTTTGCCCGGAGTACCCATGACCAGTCCTTCCATCCGCATCGCCGTCGATATTGGCGGCACCTTCACGGACATCGAGATCCTGGACAGCCGCACCGGCGCCATCCACCAGATGAAGACGCCCAGCACGCCCTCCGACCCCTCCATCGGGCTGCTCACCGGCATTCGGGAGGCCAGCCGCCGCTTCGGGTTTTCGCTGGATGAGGTGCAATACCTTCTTCATGGCACCACCATCGCCACCAATGCGGTGCTTGAGCGCAAGCTGCCGCTCGGCGCCGTCGTGACGACCGAAGGCTTTGAGGACGTGATGCAGATCGGTCGTCATGGCCGAACCGATGTCTATGCCATTACAGCGTCGCCCCCGGCCGCTCTGGTGAAGCGCCGCTTCTCCTTCGGGGTCGTTGAGCGCATCGGCGCTGACGGGCGTGTCATCACCCCCCTCGATGAGGTCGGTGTCACGGCGCTGGCCGGCAAACTGCGACAGGCGGGCGTGAAGTCGCTCGCCGTCTGCTTCATCAATGCCTACGCCAATCCCGCCCATGAGCGGCGGACCGGCGAGATCCTGCGGGAGCTCCTGCCCGAGGTGGACATTTCCCTCTCCTGCGACATTTCCCCGGAGCTGCGCGAATATGAGCGCATGTCCACCACCACGCTGAATGCCCTGCTGGTGCCGGTGGTGAAGACCTATACGGACCGCCTCGCCGGTAAGCTGAAGCAGGAAGTACCGCAGACGCAGGTCTATCTGGTGCAGTCCAATGGTGGCGTTGCGGGTCTTGCCAAGGCCGGACGCGAACCGGCCCGCCTTCTGCTCTCCGGACCCTCCGGGGGGGCAGCTGCGGCCAAGCGCCTGTCTGCGGCGCTCGCGGAGCCGAACCTTGTTGCCGTCGACATGGGCGGCACCAGCTTCGATGTCTCGGTCGTCCATGAGGGCAACATTTCCATGGTCAATGAGGGCGAGGTGGACGGCCTGCCCGTGCGCCTGCCCATGATCGAGATGCGCACCATTGGCGCGGGCGGCGGCTCCATCGCCTGGGTGGATGAAGGCGGGCGTCTGCGCATCGGTCCCCACAGCGCTGGCGCCGAGCCGGGTCCCGCCTGCTATGGGCGCGGCGGCGCGCGCTTGACCGTGACGGACGCCAACCTCCTGCTCGGCCGTCTCGACGGTTCCAGCTTCATGGGTGGCGGCATGGGCCTCGATAAGGCGGCCTCAGCCCGTGCGGCGGCGGAGGTGTCCGGTCGCGTTGGGCTCTCTGCGGAAGAGACCGCGGCGGGCGTCATCGCCGTCACCAATTCCTCACTTGCCACCGCCATTCGCCTCTCTCTGTTCGAAAAGGGCATGGATCCGGAGGATTTCGCCCTCCTGTCCTTCGGCGGCGCGGGCGGCGTGCATGCCTGCGAGGTGGCGGAAGAGATGGGCATGAACAAGGTGATCTTCCCCGCCCATGCCTCGACGCTCTCGGCCTGGGGCATATTGTGGTCGGACATCACCCACGATTTGTCCTCCACTCAGATCGGCCTTCTCGCCGACCAAGGCGAGACCCTTGCTGCCCGGGCCGCGCAACTGGCCGCCGAAGGTGACCGGCTCCTGGAGGAAGATGGCGTCGCGCCGCAAGCCCGCGCTTTCTCCTTCGCGCTTGACCTGCGCTACCAGGGCCAGGCCTTTGATCTGCGCGTGCCGCTGGATGAGGCCGACTTCTCGCCGGAGGGCCTTGCCCGCACCACCGCGGCCTTCCACGCCTTGCACCGCCAACGCTTCTCCTATGACGAGCCTGCCGTTCCCGTGGAGGCCGTGGCGTTGCGCCTGTCCGCCATCGGCCGCCTCGCCAAGCCGACGCCCGCCCCGGAAGGAAGCGGCGTGGCCGCCGCCGAAAAGACACGGCCGGTCTATGGCCGTGGGGGCTTCGTGGACACCCGCATCGTTGCGCGCGGCGCGGTGACGGCGGAGGGCCTCGCCGGCCCTGCTGTGGTGGAGGAGACCTATACGGCCACCTATCTGCCGGCCGGCTGGACCATCCGCTCCCATGCCACCGGCGCCCTCATCGCCGAACGCGCCCGCCGGCATTGATCTTTCAGGACATCTCATCATGACCACCATCGATCCCGTCCGCCTTGAGGTGATCCGCAACGCGCTGGTCGCCAGCGCGGAGGAAATGAGCCTCACCATCTGGCGCACCAGCCGGTCCACCGTGGTGCGGGAGATCCTCGATTTCTCCACCGCCGTCTTCGATGCGCAGGGCGGCAACATCGCCCAGTCCGCGCGCATCCCGGTGCATCTGAATTCCATGTCCGATTGCCTCAAGCGCATCCTGGAAGCACACATCCCGCTCGAGGATTGGGCGGAGGGCGACGTCATCGTCACCAACGACCCCTATTCCGGCGGCCAGCATCTGCCGGACATTCAGACCTTTCGCCCCGTCTTCGTGGATGGAGAGCGGATCGCCATCGTCGGCACGCTCTGCCACCATGTGGACGTGGGCGGCGGGGCGGCCGGCTCTTATTATGCGGCCGCCACCGAAATCTTCCATGAGGGCATCCGCATTCCCCCGCTCCGGCTGGTGGAAAAAGGTACGCTGAACACCGGTGTGTTCGAGATGCTGCTGCACAATGTGCGCCAGCCGGACGAAACCCGTGGCGACCTCAACGCGCAGATCGCCGCGCTGGGCATCGGCGTAAAGGCCGTGACGCGCATTGCCCGCAAATACGGCAACGCAACACTCTCGGCGGCCATGTCGGCGATCCTCGATGGCTCCGAGCGCATGATGCGCGCCGCGATCGCCGCGCTCCCAGACGGGACGGCGTCCTTCGTCGAGACTGTGGACGATGACGGCCAGTCGGATACCCCGATCCGCTTGGAAGTGACCATCGCCAAGGCCGGCGACACCATCACGCTCGATTTTGCCGGCTCCAGCCCCCAGGTGCGCGGCCCGGTCAACAACACCCCGGCCATGACCTGCTCGGCCGTCTACTACGCCCTGCTGGCGGCGCTCGGCGGCGACATCCCTGCCAATTCCGGCTGCTACCGCCCGGTCCGTGTGCGCCTGCCGGAGGGCAGTGTGGTGAATGCGCAATTCCCCGCCCCCGTGGCCGGGCGCATGGTGGTGAACCATCGCATCGCCACTGCCGTGTTCGGCGCCCTCGCCCAGATCGCGCCGGAGCGTATCCCGGCGGCCTATTACGCCATTTCCTACGTCTATGCGGTCTCCCTGGTGCGGCCGGATGCCAAGCGGCAGGTCTATTTCGACATCGAGGTGGGCGGCTGGGGGGGCCATGCGGGGGGCGACGGGGCAAGTGCCCTGTCCTGCGGCCTGCACAACAACACCAACGCGCCCATCGAGATGGTGGAGGCCAAATATCCGGTGGTCTTCACCCGCTACGGCCTGGTGCCGGACAGCGGCGGGGCCGGCCAGTTCCGCGGCGGCCTTGGCCTCGTGCGAGAATTCCTTCTGGAAGCGCCGCAGGGCTCGCTTTCAACCAATTTCGAGCGCTTCCGTTTCGCCCCCTATGGCATCAAGGGAGGGCAGCCCGGCTCCTTGTCCTCCACCACGGTGACGCGCGCTGACGGCACGGTTGAGAACCTGAACTCCAAGGTCTCCGGCATTCCGCTCGGCGCTGGCGATCGCGTGCGGATCATGACTTCCGGCGGCGGCGGTTTCGGCAATCCGGCGGACCGCGACCCGACCCGCCTCGCCGAGGACGTCGCCGAAGGCCTCGTCACTTCTGAAGCAGCGCGCACCCTCTATGGCGCAGTGTCTGTGCATGCCAAGGGAGAAGCCGCATGAGCGCCGCAGCAACCGCACCCATGGTCCGACTCAGGCTCGAAGAGGTGGACGATCTGACCTTCCGCGCGCTCATCGCCAGCGGTGTGTCGCCGGTCAATGCGCGCTCGGTCACGGCGTCGGTGGTCGCGGCGGAGACGGAAGGCGTGCACAGCCACGGCCTTGCCCGCCTGCCCACCTATTGCGCCCATGCCAAGGTGGGCAAGATCGACGGGGCCGCCGCCCCTGCCTTAAGCCGCCCTCGCCCGGGCCTCGTATTGGTGGACGCACGGGACGGCTTCGCCCATCCCGCCATCGACCTCGGGTTGCCGGAGCTGATCGCCGCCGCGCGGGAGCAAGGCATCGCGGCCCTGGCCGTGACCAATTCCTACAATTGCGGCGTGGTGGGCTATCACGTTGAGCGCATCGCGCAGGCCGAACTCGTGGCGCTCGGCTTCGTCAACGCACCGGCCTCCATTGCCCCAGTGGGTGGGACACGCGCGGTGTTCGGCACCAATCCCGTCGCCTTCGCCGTGCCGCGCGTGGCAGAGACGCCCCTTGTGCTGGACCAGTCCTCCTCGGTGGTGGCCAAGAGCGAGATCATGGTGCACCAGCAGCGGGGCGCTCCTATTCCTCTGGGCTGGGCGCTGGATCGCGAGGGCCAGCCGACCGAGGACGCGAAGGCTGCTCTCGAAGGCGGGACGATGGTCCCCGCTGGCGGTCATAAGGGGGC
This genomic interval from Aquabacter sp. L1I39 contains the following:
- a CDS encoding LysR family transcriptional regulator, translating into MNVRFLETFIWVARLRSFSSAASKLCTTQAAISNRIATLEKDLGVRLFERDLRSVSLTPAGERALAQAEAIVRMTSELRLGIGDTHRLRGRVAIGTIDTIVYAWLPRLVEAVKEAYPDVDPDLTVDNSLTVARMLLDRQVDLALIAGPLLVPDCRNIELCSYECVWVAAPRLGLHGRRLSLESVAESGPIFAFSRGSQPHQHVQQIIEEAGLDPQKVRVLNSNSLATITRLVRDGMGVAVLPSVLVQEMSERGELAILDVQANMPLLNLHAIYREEPGSPLPRLIAHMAAEIAVAATRGVRAAAHTE
- a CDS encoding carbon-nitrogen hydrolase family protein encodes the protein MKVSLIQMNSQGDKAVNLAAAAALIEEAVAAEQPDLVVLPEYYAFLGDTPAEMQESAETFPDGSAYRLMSGLAKKLKVTIHAGSVAERDGNSFYNTTVVFGADGAEIARYRKIHLFDVEIPGGMVYRESDTVARGDEVVTYKVGEATVGCAICYDIRFPELFRKLADKGADVIVLPAAFTLMTGKDHWELLARARAVETQTWFLAVGQTGPHAGGKKWCWGHSMVIDPWGHVTAQCSDGVGFTAGRIDLSYSQKVRTNLPVSRHHVLA
- a CDS encoding RraA family protein; translation: MFIVNPMPDQIAPELVAELERCEVATIGHVLHSGFVSPDIRAVLPGKRVAGTAVTLRIPHADSTLLHYLTAYVRPGDVVVIERCGDTRHACWGGVITNAMKMAGVKAGVIDGPATDFSEIVRVDMPMWCRGPSPITTKLLGLEGALNVPVNVGGQTVCPGDAVLCDESGVVVLKPSEAPAIAARAIAMQEAELVLLARLAAGEKLPDISGARAMVEAKLQPA
- a CDS encoding ABC transporter substrate-binding protein, with product MKTALKIATFCAALGAFAGPALAETNLTLMAYSGLFQERYTKAILEPFMKAHPDIKVTYFPLPSSAAMLGNLRAQKAAPQADVVIMDVSVSKAGTDEGLFTKIDESNVPNVKDLYPNARIPAVAGVAVTFDNLVLIYNSEQVKEPPKSYMEMAKAPMKGKVVIPGVPDIQGLSLLLILNKANGGTDYLKDVDKGIAAMVEIAPNVQTWEPKPEVYAPIVTGQAAIGVGWNARAQVNSDTSGGKLKATIPQEGTVFQINTINLVAGSPAADAAKIFVNYALSAEAQKTFTETMFYAPTNAKADISAAALDRTAVKQLDKVMPVDWIALAQVRDKIAEQWRRRVLPASR
- a CDS encoding ABC transporter ATP-binding protein; this translates as MIRATPGEMTRLAQGQGFLSLRGLTRHYGSFAAVDDLNLDVARGELVAFLGPSGCGKTTSLRMIAGLVPASSGHIAVDGRDITGIPPYARDMGLVFQSYALFPHMDIAKNVAFGLEMRKVPKAEAAERVKEAIAMVRLSGREHHRPTQLSGGQQQRVALARALVIRPSILLLDEPLSNLDAKLRDEMRTEIRDIQKRLGITAIFVTHDQMEALTICDKVAVMNQGRLEQMGTPHEIYEHPKTAFVAGFVGRINRLSGTASGGLAQVAGITVSSAGFDGPVDVMVRPHRISLSPHGVMVPDANAHRLSGTVARSTFAGDILEYEVDVGGVTVKTEAATRGGETLLSPGTPVTLSWRPEDTFVYGAS
- a CDS encoding ABC transporter permease, producing MTSLAVSPSAARPLSPLGTASLLLVPIGLVNAVGFLWPVINLLKMSFREASASGALGAGYSVETWRAALTDHFTLELIANSVGVSLLITVLTLIASYPIALYLHRSTGTWRTVLMVLVVAPLLTSAVVRTYGWIAILSDRGLVANALMMLGMTDPPRLMFNLTGVIIGLTEILMPYMILALLSGFGRLDPRFEEAALTLGARPLKIFVRVVLPLTAPGMALGSLLCFVLAISSFVTPKLLGGGRVFLLATEIYDQAIVTLNWPLAAALSMIVLVVFGVSLTLYGRALRHIA
- a CDS encoding ABC transporter permease produces the protein MDERPVSLALKITAAVMFVFLLAPLLVVLPISFSGDDYMAFPPSSWSAKWYGAIFGNAAMMGAFWVSLALALVVTVLSLAIGLPAAYALVRLKPPGAEALSNLFAAPLLLPTIVLGLALLLVVAPMGLIGTFRGLVLAHLIVTLPYAVRVLSTALANLPLTVEEAAETLGAKPLTVFFRVTLPMMRSGVISTTALCFLVSFDEVVLSLFMTGPRLQTLPVAMYNHVDQQADPMVAAISVLLVVLTLAVVLVVDRTAGLSRTFVK
- a CDS encoding hydantoinase/oxoprolinase family protein, giving the protein MTSPSIRIAVDIGGTFTDIEILDSRTGAIHQMKTPSTPSDPSIGLLTGIREASRRFGFSLDEVQYLLHGTTIATNAVLERKLPLGAVVTTEGFEDVMQIGRHGRTDVYAITASPPAALVKRRFSFGVVERIGADGRVITPLDEVGVTALAGKLRQAGVKSLAVCFINAYANPAHERRTGEILRELLPEVDISLSCDISPELREYERMSTTTLNALLVPVVKTYTDRLAGKLKQEVPQTQVYLVQSNGGVAGLAKAGREPARLLLSGPSGGAAAAKRLSAALAEPNLVAVDMGGTSFDVSVVHEGNISMVNEGEVDGLPVRLPMIEMRTIGAGGGSIAWVDEGGRLRIGPHSAGAEPGPACYGRGGARLTVTDANLLLGRLDGSSFMGGGMGLDKAASARAAAEVSGRVGLSAEETAAGVIAVTNSSLATAIRLSLFEKGMDPEDFALLSFGGAGGVHACEVAEEMGMNKVIFPAHASTLSAWGILWSDITHDLSSTQIGLLADQGETLAARAAQLAAEGDRLLEEDGVAPQARAFSFALDLRYQGQAFDLRVPLDEADFSPEGLARTTAAFHALHRQRFSYDEPAVPVEAVALRLSAIGRLAKPTPAPEGSGVAAAEKTRPVYGRGGFVDTRIVARGAVTAEGLAGPAVVEETYTATYLPAGWTIRSHATGALIAERARRH
- a CDS encoding hydantoinase B/oxoprolinase family protein, whose product is MTTIDPVRLEVIRNALVASAEEMSLTIWRTSRSTVVREILDFSTAVFDAQGGNIAQSARIPVHLNSMSDCLKRILEAHIPLEDWAEGDVIVTNDPYSGGQHLPDIQTFRPVFVDGERIAIVGTLCHHVDVGGGAAGSYYAAATEIFHEGIRIPPLRLVEKGTLNTGVFEMLLHNVRQPDETRGDLNAQIAALGIGVKAVTRIARKYGNATLSAAMSAILDGSERMMRAAIAALPDGTASFVETVDDDGQSDTPIRLEVTIAKAGDTITLDFAGSSPQVRGPVNNTPAMTCSAVYYALLAALGGDIPANSGCYRPVRVRLPEGSVVNAQFPAPVAGRMVVNHRIATAVFGALAQIAPERIPAAYYAISYVYAVSLVRPDAKRQVYFDIEVGGWGGHAGGDGASALSCGLHNNTNAPIEMVEAKYPVVFTRYGLVPDSGGAGQFRGGLGLVREFLLEAPQGSLSTNFERFRFAPYGIKGGQPGSLSSTTVTRADGTVENLNSKVSGIPLGAGDRVRIMTSGGGGFGNPADRDPTRLAEDVAEGLVTSEAARTLYGAVSVHAKGEAA
- a CDS encoding Ldh family oxidoreductase translates to MSAAATAPMVRLRLEEVDDLTFRALIASGVSPVNARSVTASVVAAETEGVHSHGLARLPTYCAHAKVGKIDGAAAPALSRPRPGLVLVDARDGFAHPAIDLGLPELIAAAREQGIAALAVTNSYNCGVVGYHVERIAQAELVALGFVNAPASIAPVGGTRAVFGTNPVAFAVPRVAETPLVLDQSSSVVAKSEIMVHQQRGAPIPLGWALDREGQPTEDAKAALEGGTMVPAGGHKGAGLALMVELMAAWLTGANLSIDASSFADNSGGSPRTGQFFIAIDPGPVAGPEAGARLGRLCEAIAGQEGARLPGQRRAAARLRTAGEGVMIPKPLHERLTAIAIATPA